The uncultured Mailhella sp. genome segment GGGAAATCGCCCTTTTCAATGTGCTCGTACAGATCGCGCTGATGGCTGTCCCTGTCCCTACCGATGAGCGCTTCGGCCTCGGCGTCCGTAAGGTTCTTGATGCCCTGCTGCGTCTTGAAGTGGAACTTGACCCAGAAGCGCTTGTTTTCCGCATTGATGAGGCTGTAGGTATGGCTGCCGAAACCGTGCATGTGCCGGTACGACGCCGGAATGCCGCGATCGCTCATGACCACGGTGATCTGATGCAGAGCTTCGGGAAGCAGCGTCCAGAAATCCCAGTTGTCCGCGGCGCTGTGCATGTTGGTGCGCGGATTGCGCTTGACCACGTGATTGAGATCCGGGAACTTGAGCGGATCGCGCAGGAAAAACACCGGCGTGTTGTTGCCCACCATGTCCCAGTTGCCCTGATCCGTGTAGAACTTCACGGCAAAGCCTCGGATGTCGCGCTCCGCGTCCGCCGCGCCGCGCTCGCCCGCCACCGTGGAAAAACGCGCGAACACTTCCGTTTTCTTGCCCACCTCGGCAAAAAGCGAGGCCTTCGTGTACTTCGTGACGTCGTGCGTCACCGTAAAGGTTCCGTAGGCCCCGGAGCCCTTGGCGTGCATGCGCCGCTCCGGAATGACCTCCCGGTCGAAGTGAGCCAGTTTTTCCTGAAACCAGACGTCCTGCATCAGCATGGGACCGCGGGGGCCGGCAGTCAGCGCATGATTGTTGTCGGCCACAGGCGCACCGGTACTGGTAGTCAGATAGTCGTTCTCATCAGCCATAAGCTTGCTCCTTGGTTGCGCACCATGAGGTGCCGTGTGAGAAAATTCTCATGACGCCTTTGAGGAGAACATGACACGGTCGACAATTTTTGTAAATAGTAAAGATTATCATTACTATTTAATACCGTCCATGATAGCCTGTCCGCCGGTCAGAAGCCGCCCGGCTGAAGGCAAAAAAATCCTTGCTCTTCGGCACGACATGCGGCACGAAAACACTGTCGAGTCCTGGCAAAAACGCGCGCAAGAGTGCCGCGACTCCGCTTTTTTGAGAGAGCCGCGCAGAGAACAAGCCGCGCTCCGCCGCACAAAAAGCCGCCGCGAGGCAGGCCCCGGGCCGCAGGGCATAAAAAAGCCCCCGGGCCTGAAGCTCGGGGGCAAGCGCATCGTGTGGCGGCGTTTCTCACGCGCCGCGAGGTCGGTTCGCCTTTTCCGGGGGCGAAGCTACCTTTCGGCCACGGCCTGAACGGCCGGGGACATGGAGTTTTTCTCCGCAAGCATGATGCTGGCTCCGGGGTGGGTGGTGGCCACGCGCACCAGCGCATCCTGCGATTCCTGGAAGCTTGCGTACGGGCCGATGGCCATCAGGCCGTCGCGCGTATGCAGCAGGGAGGCCGCGTCGTACAGGCCCAGGCGGATAAGGCGGCGCAGCTGCTGGGCCACGGCGTCGGAAGACACCTGCGTTTCCGCCAGTTTGACGAAAAAGGCCTGAGAACTCAGCAGCGGATGACCCTCGCTGTCGCCGACGATCTGGAGGGTCACTCGGGAAACGCCCGTCTCGGAAAGGCCGAGACTGTCGGCGGCCGCAAACGACAAGTCGATAATTCTGTTTTTGGAATAAGGCCCGCGGTCGTTGATGCGCACGATGACGCTTTTGCCGGTGGCCTTGTGTTCCACTTTGACCAGTGTGCCGAGGGGAAGCGTGCGATGCGCCGCCGTCATGGCGAACATGTCGAAGGCTTCACCCGTAGCGGTTGACTTTCCATGATGCCAGGGGCCGTACCACGAGGCCACGCCCGACTGGAAAGAGGCATCCTGGCCATAAGCCGACGGCAAGGCGAGGAACAGGCACAAAAGCCACGCTCCGCACACTGCCATCAGACTTCGGTAGGAAGATGATGTCATGCAGACTCCGGGTTGAGATGAAGTCACGCGGCCGATCCGTCTGCGATCCTGGCTGCGTGGAGCGGAAATCGCCCTTTTTTCCTCTGTCCGCCGCGATCACTCCCGGAACGGGGCGCGGCTCCGATGCGCAAGGCAAGCCGAAAGTCCATTCTTCAGAGGACCTCGGGAACGGAGGAAAACGACGGAAGCGCGACACGCTTCAAAGCGTCTGTCGTCTTCCGTACACGTCTCATAGGGGGCCTAATATCTCATCCGGAAAAAAATCTGTCAAGCAGGTCTGTATAACGCCCCGATTTCTTCTGTAAAACTCTCATGTTTCACAGCGAAGCACTGCAATTTTTCCCGCCTTTTTGCCGGACGCTCCGACCTGCGGCTTGCGCCCCGACGCCCGTCGTACTACTATGGAAACCCATTTTTTTATGCCGCAGGTACCGTCATGACACATCGCTCTCTCCGCTTCGATCCCCAGGACTATCAGCTTCTTGCCATGATCAACCGCACCGTGACGAAAAGCCAGAAAGGCCTGCCCAGCCTCATGCCGCAGCTCAGTCCTTCCGGCATCATGGAACTCGCCGTGCCCGTGGAGCTGCGCATGGCCTCCTCGGTGCTGCGGCTGCTCGACACCCTCTCCCAGGGCCGGGCCGACGACAGAATCGAAGCGCTTGCCGCCCTGCGCGACGAAGTGCTCGTCATGGCGCGCACGTCTCTGCGCATCAACACGGGCCGTGTGCTCGTGCAGCTCATGAAGGAGCTCGTGCGCTCCCACGGCGATTTTGAAACCCAGCTCCGTCTTGCCCATGACTTTCGTCAGGCGGCCAGCGGCCGTCACGTCGTGGTGCGCCGGCTCCTGCACCGCTACTTCATGCTGGAAATGCCCGAGGACTGGAACCAGGCCGTGTTCGACAACCATGTTCACGACGCCAACACCAAGGGCCGCAAGAACGCCACGCACCTCATCATGGACGCCTGGCTCAAGGGCATACGCTCCCTTACCGTCATCTACTACAACTACGTTTCCCCCGAGGCCGCAAGCGAACTCATACGCGCCGCGCGCATCATGGGCATCACCGTGCGCATAGGCCTGCTCTTCCACGCGCCCTACCTCGGACGGCTGGTCGATCTCATCTGGATACCGCGCGGCTTCACCAACGACGAAGACTTCATCGCCTTTCTTTCCACTCCGGCCATGTCCACGCTCATGAACGAAGGCCGCGCCGCCACACGCTGGCTGGAAAAGCGCATCCTGCGCCTGCTCGAATACTGGAACCGCATCGAACGCTTCCGCCTTGAGCCCATGCTCCACGAAACGCCCGAAGCGCTGGATGCCCACGAATTCATGCTCTTTGTGGGACACGGTCAGGCATCGCTGCTGCACCTTGCCGAATTCATTCATAAAAAGCTATTTCCTGTACTGGAGAAGCGCGCCCGGCACATTCGCTCCCTACTCGCCTCTCCCGACGTTTCCGCGGAAGAGAGCCTCGGCTTCATGCACGAACTCGACACTCTGGACAAGTTCACCACCGAAACCGTGATTGCCAGACTGAACGATCCCGAACTCTTTCCCGAAACTTCCGCGCTCCAGAACGCCTGCGAGTCCGCCGACTGTCCGGAGCTGCTCAATCAGACGCCGCTGCACCTGCTCACGCGGCTGTGCGATCTCAAGAGCGGCTGCCGCATCACCCTGAATCTGGCGCGGCTCTCCGCCGAAGACGTGCTCAATCTGCTCTGGGACTGCCAGGGCCGCATCACGCATCTGGAGCTCTTCAATCTCAAGGACTGGCAGAACGGCGATCTGGAACATCTGCAGTCCATCAACGAGCTGCAGCGCGCCATCAACGAAGGCAGCGTGCCGCGGCTCAAGCAGATCATCATCGGCATGCTCCGGGACGCCGGAGCCCTGCCCGAGGTTTCCGAACAGGAAGGATTCAGCACCCCGCGCGGCAGCGCCACCCTGCACTCCGCCGACGCGCCCAAGTCTCCCCGCGTGCGCAAGCTGCGCATCATTCTTCAGAACATTCCCGTGCTCTGCGGCTACTATCAGACAGCCAAGCTGCGCGCCACCATGGGCACCGATTCCACGAGCCGCCCCGGCCACCGCTACGGCATGGGCCTCGCCTATCCCGAAACCCTGCCCCTGCGCGCCCGCAGAGAGCTGAACGATCCGCGCCGCTCCGCGCATCTTCTGCTGCCGCTGCGCACCGAGCTGCTCGAACAGGTCACCTACAGTTCCGACGCCCCGGGCGAAGAATCCTCCCGTCTGGAATGCCTGCTGCGGCGCATTCCGGGCTTCCGCCATTTCCGGCAGGACAGCCACACCGAATGGACGCCCGTTTCGGAAAACACCGTGGTCTGCAATCACGGCGACTGCTCCATCGCCACCGCCGACGTGAGCTCCACGCGGGGCAACATCATCACTCTCGGCGGCACGGACGCGAACATGACCAACGGCTTCATGCCCGCCAAGCCCCGCAGCGAAAGTCTGCTGGAAAAAAGCCACTACCTCAACACCGGCTTCTCCAACGCGCTCTGCATGGTGGTGGGCTTCATTCCCGCGTTTTTGTCCTTCCTGTTCACGCAGACGGGCCTGCTCGCCTGGATCGGCGCGCCGCTCTGGTTCCTCATTTCCGGGCTGCGCAACATTCTGCAGGCCGTGCTCGGCAGCGGCGGACTGCACCGCTCCTCCGTGCTGCACTGGAAAAGCTACGTGAGCTGGTCGAGTCTGTACGTGTCCCTCATGTACAACGGGCTTTCCGTGGTGCTGCTCGAACCCATACTCCGCTGCCGCATTCTCGAACAGGGCATGGGCGTCAACGCCGTGAACGCTCCCCTGCTCACCTATTCCATACTCATGGGAGGCTGCGGCGCGTACAAGGTGGCCACCCATCTGCTGCGGGGCTTTTCAAGCAAGAGCATTCTTTCGGACATCTTCTGCATTCTGCTCTCGCTTCCTCTTGCGCTGCTCTTCCACGCGGCGCTCATGCTCATGATCACCCTTGCCGGCGGCAGTCCGGAAACGCTGGCGGCCGCCGCGGTGTTCGTGGTCAAGCTCGCGTCGGACACGGTCATCGGCGTGGTGGACGGCATTGTGGACAGAGGCCGCAACATCCGCCGGCGCATGGCCGACTACCGCAGCCGTCTGCACGAATCGCTCGCGCTCTACGGCAGGCTTGAGGAACTCTTCCCCGAGAAGAACGTCATGGCCCTGCTCGGACGCCCCGAAACGCTGCCCCGCATCGTGAAGGCCGTCGATCCGCAGCTGTGGCTCGACATGATCATCAACGCCCTCGATCTCATGTACTTCTGGTTCTATCAGCCCCGGGCCAACTATGCGCTCGACATCATGCTGCGGCGCTTTTCCGACAGCGAACGGCAGGTGCTGCTGCGCATGCAGCAGATTCTCATGCTGGAAAAGGAAGTGAGTCAGCTTCTGGTGGACGGTCTGGTGGGCCGCAACTTTGCCGCCCCGCTGTCCTTCTACCTGGCCAGAAACGAGGAATATCTGCGTCAGATGAAGGCCGTGTGCCTGCCGCCGCAGCCGCAGAAGTAGCCGCGGCGATACGCTTTCACTGCGCGGGCCAGTTATCGAGACCGCCGAGCGAGGCGAGCGCCATGTAGAGCACAATGCCCGCCGAGGTGGACAGGTTGAGGCTGCGGATGCAGTTTCGGATGGGAATGCGCACGTGTTCCTGCGCCGCGGCCTGCACTTCGGCGGGAAGTCCGGAGGATTCCGGCCCGAAAAGCAGACTGTCCCTGTCGGAAAACGCGAAGCGATGCACGCCTGCGCCGCGTCTGGCGCTCGTGGCCACCAGTCTGCGGCCTGCGCCGTCGGCGCGA includes the following:
- a CDS encoding tRNA (cytidine(34)-2'-O)-methyltransferase, with the translated sequence MHIVLYHPEIPPNTGNIARLCAGTGTRLHLIEPLGFSIDDRHLRRAGLDYWPHVDVTAWPSLEAYLRADGAGRRLVATSARRGAGVHRFAFSDRDSLLFGPESSGLPAEVQAAAQEHVRIPIRNCIRSLNLSTSAGIVLYMALASLGGLDNWPAQ
- a CDS encoding septal ring lytic transglycosylase RlpA family protein; this translates as MTSSSYRSLMAVCGAWLLCLFLALPSAYGQDASFQSGVASWYGPWHHGKSTATGEAFDMFAMTAAHRTLPLGTLVKVEHKATGKSVIVRINDRGPYSKNRIIDLSFAAADSLGLSETGVSRVTLQIVGDSEGHPLLSSQAFFVKLAETQVSSDAVAQQLRRLIRLGLYDAASLLHTRDGLMAIGPYASFQESQDALVRVATTHPGASIMLAEKNSMSPAVQAVAER
- a CDS encoding catalase, producing the protein MADENDYLTTSTGAPVADNNHALTAGPRGPMLMQDVWFQEKLAHFDREVIPERRMHAKGSGAYGTFTVTHDVTKYTKASLFAEVGKKTEVFARFSTVAGERGAADAERDIRGFAVKFYTDQGNWDMVGNNTPVFFLRDPLKFPDLNHVVKRNPRTNMHSAADNWDFWTLLPEALHQITVVMSDRGIPASYRHMHGFGSHTYSLINAENKRFWVKFHFKTQQGIKNLTDAEAEALIGRDRDSHQRDLYEHIEKGDFPRWTLYFQVMPEEDAEKLPYHPFDLTKVWYHKDYPLIEVGVLELNRNPENYFAEVEQAAFNPANLVPGIGVSPDKMLQGRLFSYGDAQRYRLGVNHNMIPVNRPRCPYHSFHRDGAMRVDGNYGSYTSYEPNSAGAWREQPEFAEPPLRISGDAARWDYPCDDADYFEQPGKLFRLMSPEQQEALFGNTARSLGDAPREIKLRHIRHCFKADPAYGIGVARACGIPESEI